The genomic DNA GGACTACTATGTCTCTACCATAAGGGCCAGACTCCAATCCATCAAAGTTAAAAACATCTTGAACTTAGAAACTCAGGAAACCATTCTCAAGgcagtgtttgtgttttgtgtgatTAGATTGCGAGAGAGCTGAGCCCTTCCTTTGTAATTGGAGTGTTATGCAGGCTAGGCACTAATAAAAAGAGTTAGAAAACAAACCTCAGTTTCCATTCCTCtagctgtttgtttgttggtgggcGGTCATGGCCTGGTGTTTTTACTGCTTACAGAGCTATTAAAGGGACTACGGGTGTTAACCTGCACATCTCAGTGCTCACATTGTTTCCtgaagaggagagtagaatgcAGGgtagaatagtgtgtgtgtgtgtgtgtgtgcgtgcatgcatgtgatTGTCGATGTAAGTGTCTGTGTATATGGGAGGGATGCGGCCAAGGGTGTATACCTGTGTATACCTCTAATGCCTGTCTGTCCACCCCTCACAGCCTAATTTGGGTGGGGTACTTTTTACGAGCTGTAGGGGTGTGTATGACGATCATCTAAACATGACATTCAGAGTTTGACAAACTACATTCTGTGGTAAACCTAGCCCAGGAGGGTTAACAATAGTGGCCAGGGTTGGAATGGTAGGTGATCTCTGTCAGTAAACTAAGCCAAAGCATTGTTCTTGATGATACATGTGCTGTAGACACATAGCACAGGATTGTATTGTTCTTATAAGAAGTGGGAGCTCTTTGGGACAAGCACAGAGTTTGTCATTGACTGTGGTGGTTCAAATCATTGGAGtaagagaaagagatggatggTGTGCCTTCATAAACCGTTAATATATAAGACCAATTTAAAATCTTCTGAAATCATTCTTAAGCAAATTTAATTTAGAATATGAATGTATCTCCTGAATTGATTCTGTTTAACCCTGATGGTGACACATCAACAAAGGCAAAAGAAGTCAAGGGTTAAATAGAGTGAAGTCACCCACCTCTTTTAGGAATGTCCTCTGTGTCTCGTCATCAAAACGAATCAGCTCCTTCATCAccatcacctcccctgtctctctgtgggtcacctgcagaaacacacacaccgtgaTGTCATCAGCCTGCGCCACAGGGCATGGGGACACTTTCCGTTCAAAGCTAATTTCACCCCAACAGGTAAACTCTGGGAATTTGTTAAGAACTGTTAAGGTATAAAAACTCTGGATATATGTTGTCCCCCTCTCAAAGCTGATATTTGCTCCCTGCTTGAGTGCATCTTCCAAGCAGCAGATGCAgacatataggctactgtacattCTGGTTACATCAGAGGCCATTCTGTAAAACATCTCAATGCTGCCATCTTCTGGAACTTTTGAATACAGAATATATTGCTCCTACGCAGTACTGTTTGACACACATTTAGTAGTGTGAAGTGGGATTTTTAAGGTGTTGGAACTGTCCCCCAAAATGAGTTGCTTTTCCATGGTCATCTTTAACAGAGAGGACAAGTTGAACAGACAATGGCCACGTCATACCTAAGTCATCAGTCAACAAATCAAAACCAGAGTGTGTGGAGGTTGGTGTGTTTACCTTGATGGCCTGTCCAAAGCAGCCTTTTCCCAGCACCTCTCCATGGATGAGGTCTGAGGGCCGGAAGATCCGGTGCATTCGACTGTTGGAAACGACCCGCAGTGACTCGGAGCGGTTAAAGTCCTTCCGCTGAGAGAGAGGGGACGCTGCGTTACTGGAGCACGGAGACTTATCAATACTGTAGCTCCGCCTGGAGAGAGAGGGCcgagaggaagatagagagaaacagagaaagagagagggagaaagagataaaataagagagggagtgagaggcagagagaaggaaaaagagagaaagatggaacATGTGGAGACAAAGCAATCATCCGTCAGTCTCACAGTATAACTGATGCACATCCATACCGTGTTTCGCAGTGTTAAATGATACTGCCAACCCTGTCATAAGGCACCATTCTAGCAGCAATTATCGTTATAGACTAATTAGGAAATGGGAGCGACAGCGTGACTGCAGTTACATATGTAATTGCTCATCCATTTCACTGAAGAACTGAAGTtccttgaaattttccagattgactgaccttcattaaCGTAATGATGTAccgtcgtttctctttgcttatttgagctgttcttaccataatatggacttggtattttaccaaatagggctatcttctgtatataacccctaccttgtcacaacacaattgattggctcaaacgcaataagaaggaaagaaattccacaaattaaggtTGAACAAGGCaccctgttaattgaaatgcattccaggtaactaccacatgaagaagctggttgagagaattccaataGTGCGCAatgctatcatcaaggcaaaggtgtctactttgaagaatctaaaatatattttgatttgtttaacacttttttggttactacaggatttcatatgtgttatttcatagttgtatttatttatttattattattttttatttcacctttattttaccaggtaagctagttgagaacaagttctcatttacaactgcgacctggccaagataaagcaaagcagtgagacacaaacaatagctgatgtttaaagttagtgagggagatataagcctccagcttcagcgatttttgcaactcgtttcagtcattggcagcagagaactggaaggaaaggcggccaaaggagctgctggctttggggatgaccagtgagatatacctgctggagcgcgtgctatgggtgggtgtggttaccgtgaccagtgagctgagataaggcggagctttacctagcatagatgacctggagccagtgggtctggtgacgaatatgtagcgagggccagccaacgagagcatacaggtcgcagtggtgggttgtataaggggctttggtgacaaaacggatggcactgtgatagactgcatccagtttgctgagtagagtattggaagctattttgtaaatgacatcgccaaattcgaggatcggtaggatagtcagttttacgagggtatgtttggcggcgtgagtgaaggaggctttgttgcgaaataggaagccgattctagatttcattttggattggagatgtataatatgagtctggaaggagagtttacagtctagccagacacctaggtatttgtagttgtccacatattttaagtcagagccgtccagagtagtgatgctcgtcgggcgggcgggtgcgggcaccgaacggttgaaaagcatgcatttggttttactagcgtttaagagcagttgaaggccacggaaggcgtgttgtatggcattgaagctcgtttggaggttagttaacatggTGTCCAAAGAACGGCCAGATGTAAACAGaatggtgtcttcactattattctacaatgtagaaaatagtaaaaataaagaaaaacccttgaatgagtaggtgtgtccaaacttttgactggtactgtatgtctgaaaTGTGTTTAGTACACGTTGAATGCttttatttatgtatatatttcaTTTAGTTGAAGATTTCATATAAATCTGTATTTTGTTGCGTAATTCTTTCCTTTTCTATTCTATTCATACTGTATTTGAGattgaaataaaacaaaacaccATGACTACAACAGCCTGTATTTGTGCGCCTGTAAATGTCACCGAGATTAGCCCTTACGTGATCATGCGTGAGCGCAGGTTGTTGATATCTGGGTGTGGGGGCTGAGTGATGGGGAGGATGGGGCTTGGACCGTCAGAAAGGGGGGTGGTCAAGGGTCCGCCCACTGTCTCACCCTCTAAACCCCCCTGGTCGTGGGGGTCGTGCTCTATGGTCAGCTGGAGCAGACGACTGGTCTCCTGGATGAGCAGGTCAATCTAGTGGAGCGGAGGAAAAATATGATCAGTGTAGCATTAGCATGTAGCATAACATATAGAATGTAGAATAGCATATAGCATAACATGTAGTATGGCTAAGAGTGTTGATGTTTTCCCCTTAGTGTCTATCAACTCCATGCCCTGATGCAGTAGAATAAACAAGAGTAAGGACTTAAACTAGGATCTTGTGACATCAAGCCTCAAATTTCATTAACATCTAAAATCAATGTCATTGATGTCTATCAGCAACACAAGTAAAGAGATGTCAGTTAGGTTACCTCATCGAGAGGAACATTCCTGATGGGTGTTCCGTTAATCTCCAGGATCCGGTCTCCGACATGTATGGAGTTCTTTACATCTGGACTGATCAACTCAGAGTCCACCCTGGAGAAGGAATGAGAGAACAGTGATAAGCAGTTGgaaaaacagttgaagtcggaagtttacatacaccttagccaaatacatttaaactcagtttttcacaattccagacatttaatccttgtaggaattccctgtcttaggtcagttaggatcaccactttattttaagaatgtgaaatgtcagaataatagtagagaatgatttatttcagcttttatttctttcatcacattcccagtgggtcagaagtttacattcactcaattagtattttgtagcattgcctttaaattgtttaacttgggtcaaatgtttcgggtagccttccacaagcttcccacaataagttgggtgaatttggcccattcctcctgacagagctggtgtaactgagtcaggtttgtaggcctccttgctcgcacacgctttttcagttctgcccacaaatcttctatgggattgaggtcagggctttgtgatggccactccaataccttgactttgttgtccttaagccattttgccacaactttggaagtatgcttggggtcattgtccatttggaaggcccatttgcgaccaagctttaacttcctgactgatgtcttgagatgttgcttcaatatatccacataattttccctcatgatgccatctattttgtgaagtgcaccagtccctcctgcagcaaagcacccccacaacatgatgctgccacccccgtgcttcacggttgggatagtgttcttcagcttgcaagcctctcccttcttcctccaaacataacgatggtcattatggccaaacaattcgatttttgtttcatcagaccagaggacatttctccaaaaagtgcaatctttgttcccatgtgaggttgcaaaccgtagtctggcttttttattgcggttttggagcagtggcttcttccttgctgagcggcctttcaggttatgtcgatataagactaattttactgtggatatagatacttttgtacctgcttcctccagcatcttcacaaggtcccttgctgttgttctgggattgagatgaacttttcgcaccaaagtacattcatctctaggagacacaacGGCTGCGcattcccatggtgtttatacttgcatactattgtttgtacagatggacgtggtaccttcaggcgtttggaaattgctcccaaggatgaaccagacttgtggaggtctacaattttttggctgatttcttttgattttcccatgatgtcaagcgaagaggcactgagtttgaaggtaggccttgaaatacatccacaggtacacctccaattgactcaaatgatgtcaattagcctatcagaagcttctaaagccatgacatcattttctggaatgttccaagctatttaaaaaggcacagtcaatttagtgtatgtaaacttctgacccactggaattgtgataccttgaattataagtgaaataatctgtctgtaaacaattgttggaaaaattacttgtgccatgcacaaagtagatgtcctaaccgacttgccaaaactatagtttgttaacaagaaatgtgtggagttttaatgaccccaacctaagtgtatgttaacttccgacttcaactgtagatttaACCTCGATATCCATCTTTCTCCCATTCCATTAGCTGGAATGGACCAGTATACCATTCCATTAGCTAGGAAGTATGACAATGTGAGACTTTATAAAATCTAGCATGTACAGAATGGTATACTGGTCCACTGGAAAGATAGAAGACAGAACAGCGTACATACTGCTAGATCCTTTCCATCCCTTTTGTTGTACAAGGACATGGGTATAGTATTTCATCTTCACTGGATTTAAATAACAATGTCCTCACTTTCCCTCACTTTCATTCTGAGCCTTCCATTCTGAGTCTCTAACTTCCATGTCTCCCATTCAGTCATCTCCCATCCTTCCAttagcctccctccctcccccactccatccctccacaacccctccctcccccactccacaccccttccctcccccactccacaccccttccctcccccactccacccccttccctcccccactccatcccccttccctcccccactccatcccccttccctcccccacTCCAGCCCTCTTCCCTCCCCCACTCCAGCCCTCCCTTGGTATATTTATTACAATTCTATTCAATAGTTAATTAAACCAGGAAGTCCCACTGAGATAAGGAACACtcttttccatctctctccctttcccaccATATCTCAACCCTCCATCACTCCTACCCCCCCACCATTCCTCTATACTCACTGTGATACCCTGACAGTGCGTTCGGGGCCGTAGCCGTTGGGGCTGACAGGCTGGTTGATGGCGACTGAGATCCCTCTCCGCCCGTCTGTGGAGGCCGGGATGGACACCAGGGTCACTGTGTGGGGAATCCTGGCGCATGGTGAGTCTGGCAGGGACACCGGCGTCACGATGGTCCGGTAGTAACAGAGGCCACTGTCgagggagaaaaaggagagaggcaggggaaGGTCAGCATAGATAGAACAGAAAAGTGTACGAATATCCGTAAAGCAATATTAATACGGAGAAATAGGAATGCAAATGTGATTTGTTCTTACACAATGTCATGTACGCATATTACACATTTTATTTTGGACATAAGTGACAATTTACATTTCTGTGTGCATCACCTGATAGAATTAAATAATATTTTAACATCGTGCCAGAATGTCAAGTGGCAGAATAATGATCTAGTCAGcctcccatcacacacacacttccattcaGAGCTGACCACACAATGACTGCTTTGTATTTCAacatcctttcctccctcctcgtgtcagtgtgtgtgtgtgtcatacagtaCCCCCTTCCTCACCTCATGTCAGTTGTTTCTCTATCCACCCCTACTGTTATTTCCACATTTCTAGTTCTGCTTTCGGCTACAGTGGCCAGGCTGCACAGCAATGGTGTTACTGTAATAACATTCTGAACAAATTACAACCTCTCATGTCGATGATAAATAATGCCCTTCCCTTGAGTCTGCTGAATCTCTACACCCTACTATTAGCACTGACTGAAATGTATGAAGACCATTTTATAAATACAGTTTTTATGATCATTATAATGTACCAGTATAGTTTGGACCTCTCCACCAGTGCGTAGGTGTCTCCGTCTCCAATGAAGGCTTTGCAGTTCCGACAGGTAAAGCATTCTGGATGGTACTTCTGTTCCCCTGCGACCTGgaggacacacacagagggagggtTAGGTTGGATTCATATGAAGGGTTAAGAGTCAGCTAAATAACACAACCTTTATTTCAGCAGGTCGGTCAATTGCGATCCAAATTATTCTCTTGCAATGACCACCTGTCTGACCAAGACAGAAAAGCAAGGCAAAGAGAAATCTACAAAACACAACGATAGGTCAAACGTTAAACAAAGCAAAGAGAATATACTACAAGTCAACTACAAGTTCACTACTTGTTCAGGTCAGTAGATGCATCATATCACAAAAACAGCAATAAACAGAGCAACAAACTAGGGCAGATGCAGGTTAACCAGTGCACGTAGGGCTAGATTGCTGTGGTTGATATCATCGTTATTAGCTTCCGGTTAGTTTCTATCTAGCTCTAGCCAATCACTGGCAGAAGCATAGAGTTGATAATTGAATAACGGCCAAAAACAGCACAACCAACGACCAGATTAATGTAACAGCCAGAGTTAAATTACCTACCACTACCAGATTTGTAAACGAACAGATACCACATTCACACATGCTCCTTATAGATGCTTAACATAGTAACCAGGCAAATTGGTCTAAAATGGTCCCACTTGAGAAAGCTTTTGGCACAGGGTTTACTGGTAATCGATTGAAAGATGTAAGATTCTCACTAGAGGCTGATTTACACATGGAATGCTAATCTATACATAAAATCCCCCCAGGTAAAATGACCTTAAATGCAAATGATCAACATCGCTGGTTGGACAGGTCTAGCAGGGCTTTACTTAAACAAGAAACTGGTGACCTCGTAGCTCCACAGAGACAGAGGTTGAagacctctctctcgctctgctctgaTCAGAGGCACTCAAGAGCTGAAATGATCTGCAATTCAAATTTCACTGAGGGGGAGTTTTCAGTTTTCTGGGATGAACAAAGAATAGTAATCTATGAAATATGAtcgggaaaaaaagaaaaacaattcaAGGGGGGATTTTTCAGACACTATTAAGGAAACTTTAAAATAATACTGCTCTTATGAGTTTGGAAAATACCCCCCTGCTGAGCCCTTCGAGGCTTCCACTGCTGAAGCCTCATAAAAATGTACATGTGGCACTAGCAATTCCATTTAagagtggcacagtggtcaaTAATATAGATaaaacaaggtaaaaaaaaaaaaaaatccggGTAATCAATAAAATCTACCTCTACAGCCCTGTGTCTACCCTGCCCCCCAGGGAGCGTTCCCATGgaaaccagagagagagcgagagagagcgagagagagcgagagagagcgagagagagcgagagagagcgagagagagcgagagagcgagagagagcgagagagagcgagagagagcgagagagcgagagagagcgcgagagagcgagagagagcgcgagagagcgagagagagcgagagagagcgagagagagcgagagagagcgagagagagcgagagagagcgagagagcaagaagaatgagagaaatggGTGGACTCCCTGACCTAATTGTGTACCTTTTGAATCCTGGTTGTTCATGTTAACAGAGCAGAGAGACTCAGATAGtgaatgagaagagagagaggagagaaggtaaTGACTGTGTAATTGGCTTCCATTAGCTCTGGAGCAGATGGAACACAAAATGAGTTGGTAAAGAGAAGCAGCCTCAGGGGCTTGGTGAGTTACAGTCACTGTATTttgcagtagagtagagtagggagGGTAAAACATGGGCTGTAAACAATGATAAGTGGCTGAGTTCTTTATGTCAGTTATGATCACAGTGTGTGTAAACACCACATCACAGGCActcagagggagggagatgaaatTATAACGAAGTACAATTAATTATAATTGAAGTACAATGAATGAtgaaagataggggtcaaaatgtCTTCTAGTTGATGATGAATAAGCATACGCTGTAACGTCAACCTTGCTATCCTTGTGTTAAGGTATGATATAGAGTAAAGTAAAATAGTAGAATAtgcatgtgcttgtgtgtgtgcgtctgcacAGAACAGTGGCCAGCGTTACCTAGCGTTGATTTTTCAGTAACATTTCTAGTGGTGATTCAGGTGTTGAATTAACTCTGTAAGTgaaccccagtgttggtgttaaccAGTGTTAAACCAAAAGCACGGCCAACATtagcatatttcccagcatgctctattgcaggtagaTTGTTTGAATTGcttgtttcaatatctatgtttttgcatgGACAATGATTGATCGGTCGGTCatatgctactcaaatataaataacacctttttctaaactaatccaatctatTACTTTATTGCACATGTTattgccaagtctaggtccaagaggctcctaaatagcttttacccccaagccataagactaacagctaatcaaatggctacccagactatttgcattgccggTGCACCGGTGCACCCTGCTCATTAATTATTTgctattcttatctcttacttagttttttaggtattttcttaaaactgcattgttggttaagggcttgtaagtaatcatttcactgtaaggtctacacctgttgtattcggcgcatgtgacaaataacattttatttgacttGATTtattgaaatggttgttccagtttagatagTTTAGGTAGTCTCATATCTTAGTCTTTCCAACCCGGCAGTCATTCTGAACACTGGTTGCGGCATTCATGTTGGATATTCCCACTTGggttggattccaataggaattacagtcacatcataatgtgacttgcaggcctgaaaaccatgagtttcaggccactgtatagggtaaaactaggccctcaaaataaggccttattaAATAATTGTTGTATTTGGTTAAATCATTATTTTTTTATGACAATATATTCACTTAGGATTTCACTTGGTGGAGGCCACTGATCTGAAAATGGATGAATGCAATAACCATGTCTTTGTCAtgaacaaatacagtcatgggtgttAACTCTGGgtaatatgcaaataaggctttacactaagcGGTGTGTTCATTTAATACTGCAAAGTGTGGACCTGTATAGACACTGGACCACACTGTAGaattgtgtgtgcgcgtgtgtgtgcatgggtgtgtgtgtgtgtgtagcaggcaGTGGCCAGTCTCAGGTGTGAGCCCCAgcgtggaggagaggaaggacagctggaCGTAGAGGAAGAGACAGTGTGACGCCTGCCACTCTGACACTGTGGCTGCTGCCATTTGTCGACCCCGAACACCTCTttcctacacacaaacacatctctcCAACCACATCTGACAACTGACAGCTGCTACTGCCGCacacacaaagaaaaaacagaGCACAAAGAAAAGATAGAGATGCTAACAATAGCCCTGTACGTCTCTTATGGTTGGAAAGTTCTATTATCTTTCTCTCACTGCTAATTTAGTTCATTTACAATTACTCATAATGAAACTATGTGGCATGAGACCACCTGATCTGGAAATTCCAAGAAACCTGCCCAAAACGTTGGTTAAAAATCTTCCATTTACAAATGAGTGGGGATAACTTACAGCACATACTGTAACTACCcacagctggtctctctctctccccctcccccctctgtagtcatgcatatgtgtgtgtataagagagcagtgtggcttggcatgTGGCGCACACAGGACCTCTGTGACAACAATCCAAATTATCAGCACGTTTCCTTTGGGAACAGTGAGGGGGGTGGACAGTACCCAGGAAGAACTGGGTCGGTCGCCATGGAGAAGCATCTGGAAACAGTGTGTGGGTCTGTTACCATGGTGAGCTGGATGGAGGCGGTCACATATTAAGCATGATCCTATAATGAACACTAACTGCACCAGCTGGGGAATTGTGATGAAGATACAGTGGTGAGAAATGCAACTAATCTCAAAATAGAAAGCAGGAACTTGCCTGAAACTACTCATGTATACAACCAGGCAAATCTTTACATTTTCTTTGTCCAATAACTCATCTCACTTTTTCCTCTTTCTACACTGTAAACCAAATCAGTGCAAATAAACAGCAAAAAATTCCTTGAGGCCTCTGTCAAAGCACGAGTGATAATACAAATGAGTTCGCACTAGTGTAATAAACTGAGTTCTGTTACACAAGAATGAGGAAATACCCCTGGTGATGATGAGACAGCTATTCAGAAGCTATCATTTCAGTACTTATATGGGTCATTAAATTTCAACTTTAATTGATTGACGACCAATAAGTTGGAAGGCTAATctgtttagtggtgtgtgtgttttcagacaGCCTATTGAATGTGTATGGCCCCTGTAGGACCAATCAGAGGTATTTATGACCCTCTGGTGTCAGTTCGATACTCTCAGGTTCTCTAGTGTAAACAACAGATGAGGGGGGAATTCTCCATATTGAGTTAGGTCATTTTCAGTTCCCAAAACTATTGCATCTTAGTTTTTTAGGATTCATTCTAAAAGGTTGAGTCCAACCATGTAAACTAGGCGAATTGGAGCCAATGCTACAGTATATTCTAATATCCATACTAGCATACCATTTAGAATGCTTGCCCATTGCCCACTACATTGCTTATTAGTGTGGTGGATATTGGAACTTTAGCCGGTTGTTTACTTCTGTTTCCTGTATGGACTTCCAGTTATACTGATGCATTGTGGGCCTGTAAAGGGTCTTGCCGATTTAGTGATATGGAGGGTCATGGGGACTATAAACACTAGCAACATAGCGTATGACCCTTTACGTCAGTTAGCCTGGTATAAacactacacacgcacacacacacgttgtcaGTTAATCTGATATAAACATTGCACACACACCGCCATGACTTCACTAACCCATCCCAGGCAGGATAAATCTG from Salmo trutta chromosome 26, fSalTru1.1, whole genome shotgun sequence includes the following:
- the LOC115163364 gene encoding LIM domain kinase 1 isoform X3, translating into MVSDVFFWGFCCLKLWKRDKKVAGEQKYHPECFTCRNCKAFIGDGDTYALVERSKLYCGLCYYRTIVTPVSLPDSPCARIPHTVTLVSIPASTDGRRGISVAINQPVSPNGYGPERTVRVSQVDSELISPDVKNSIHVGDRILEINGTPIRNVPLDEIDLLIQETSRLLQLTIEHDPHDQGGLEGETVGGPLTTPLSDGPSPILPITQPPHPDINNLRSRMITRSYSIDKSPCSSNAASPLSQRKDFNRSESLRVVSNSRMHRIFRPSDLIHGEVLGKGCFGQAIKVTHRETGEVMVMKELIRFDDETQRTFLKEVKVMRCLEHPNVLKFIGVLYKDKRLNFIAEYIKGGTLREIIKKMDTNYPWNQRVSFAKDIAAGMSYLHSMNIIHRDLNSYNCLVRENNSVVVADFGLARLMVEDKIQDKSLLQKKPDRRKRYTVVGNPYWMAPEMIHGKSYDEKVDIFSFGIMLCEIIGRVNADPDYLPRAHDFGLNVTGFLEHFCPPDCPPAFFPMAALCCDLDAEKRPAFTKLEGWLENLKMHLEIRLPVVSELDTLHKAFWGNHTAPTMACTAMRSENGLPPHPETPE